Within the Acidobacteriota bacterium genome, the region ATATGAAAGCCCCTCACAATTTAGCCGTGAATACAGCCGACTGTTTGGCGCCCCGCCGCAACGTGACATTGCCCGGCTGCGGAGCGCATCGTAGGATCGGGTTCCGGGTTCCGGGTTCCGGGTTCCGGGTTCCGGGTTCCGGGTTCCGGGTTCCGGGTTCCGGGTTCCGGGTCTTGTCATTACCCAAATTTTTTTGACTTGCCTCTAAACCTCAGCAAATTTAAAGAGTTACTGAAATTGTTTTTCGGCTATTGTCTGAGTTGACCACTGATTATCCTGAAAATCCCAGAACCCAGAATCAACAACTTACAAATTCCGGGTTCCGGGTTCCGGGTTCCGGGTTCCGGGTTCCGGGTTCCGGGTTCTTCGAAGGTATTGATTTATAAGCACCTGGCACTCAGACATTCTTCATTCTTCATTCTTCATTCTTCATTTTCCCACCCGCTGACGCAGGTGGTACTGACTTCTTCATTCCTTCTATGCGTCGTACGACCGAAGCCGATTTTCGCCAACTCTTTGAACATTCGCAGGATGGGATGTACTTCATGTTCTTTGATGGAGGAACGGGCATTCCCTGGGCAGCAACTGCCTCGGATGAGCAAAAGCGACTCTGGATCGAACATACCCTGAACAATCTGCGCATGACTGAAGTGAATCAGGTGATGGCGACAATGTTCGGCTTTTCACAACCAGATGAACTGTATGGCGTGGCAATTAAACACTTCTTTGCTGATTCCGATACCGTTGGGGAGCAACTGACGCGGTTTTTTGATCAGGGCCGTATGACGGCCACGACCAGGGAAAAGACCCGAACGGGTGAAATTCTCTGGATCGAAGGTCATCACCTGTGCCTGTATGATAACAACCGGTTGGTGGGCGTCTGCGGTATCCAACGTGACATCACCCAACGCCACGAACGCGAAGCCGAAATCGCCCGCCGGACTGAAGAACTCCATACACTGCAGTCAATGAGCACGATTTTGAGCACCACACTGGATGCCAACGTCATCATGCAATTGATTTTGGAACGAGCGGTGAACCTGCTCGGAGCTGATGGCGGGTCACTCTGCCGCTACAACTGGGAAAAAGACGAAGAACTGGTGGCACTGGCGATTGGGGTTGATAAACCAGTCGAAGGCTTGAGAATTCCGATCTCAGAAAGTGAAAGTGGACGGGTAGCCCAAAAACGCCGCCCCGGAATTTTCCCCTGGGAACATCACCATCGTGAAGGCTATAAACCCGCCATTGAGCTGCTGCCTCCGAAACACACGATTATGTCGCCGATGATTGCCCGCGACCGGGTGGTGGGTTCCTTGATTTTAAGCCGCCGACTCAACCGCCCGCCGTTTGTCGAACGTGATCTGTCGCTGCTCTCCACGCTGGCCGAACAAATGGCGATGGCACTTGATAATGCCGAATTGTATGAAGCCGTCGCGGCCTCTGAGGAACGCTATCGCTCGACACTCAATAACCTGGTTGAAGTCGTGTACAGCCGCGGCCCATTGCCGGATTTTGAAATGGTTTTGATCAGCCCCAGCATTGAGCGCCTCATTGGTCACCCGGCTTCAGAATTTTCTTCCCGGCCAAATCTGATTCTGGAGCTGGTTCATCCTGACGATCAGCCGGATGTTCAAACAAAACTCACCGGGTTGTTTGAAAACGGAATTGAATTTATCGCCGAATACCGCATCCAAAATGACCAGACCGGCACCTGGTGCTGGGTGCGCGACCACCTCCGGCCTCGTTTTGGCATCGCTCAACAGATTGTCGGCTATGACGGTGTGCTGGTTGACATTACCGAACGCCGCCAACTCGAAGCCGATATTGCCCTGGCCCGAGATCGCGCTGAAGAAGCCAACCGCCTGAAATCGGAATTTCTGTCCAATATCTCACACGAACTGCGCACGCCGCTCCACGGCATCCTGAGCTACGCCCGGTTTGGACTCAAACGGTATGACAAAGTCGAACGCGAAAAGCTGCGAACCTATTTTGATGAGATCCGCGATAGCGGCGAGCACCTGCTTGGATTGATCAACGACCTGCTCGATTTATCCAAAATTGAAGCTGGTAAGATGGATTTTGAGTTTCAACCACTCCCGATTGGACATATTGTGGATGGCGTCTATTCCAAACTGGTCCATCTGGTTGAAAGCAAAAATATTGATTTTGTCTGCCCTCCAATCCCTGAAGAATGGATCGTCGAAGGCGATCAAACCAAACTCCTGCGGGTCTTTATCAATCTGGTGGGAAATTCGGTGAAATTTACTCCGGCTGGAGGAAAAATCATCCTCAATGCCGAGGAAGTCACCCCGGCAAGCTATTGTATTTCCGTTTCCGATACCGGCCAGGGGATTCCACCGGAAGACCTGGAGCATATTTTTGACAAATTTGCCCAAAGTCGCCACGATCCAACCCATCATTTCAGCGGTACAGGGCTAGGACTGGCAATTTGCCGTGAAATTATCGCCATCCACGGAGGCCGCATCTGGGCCGAAAGTCCAGGATTGGGCCAGGGCAGCACGTTTTACTTCACGCTCCCGAAAACACGCCCTGAAAATGCAAAGTAACCCAGTTCAGGGGTCAGTCTTTGAAAAGACAGCCAGGACAAAAGGGACAAAAAAGAGCAAAATCCGAAAATCCTGAGAACCCTGAACCCTGAACCCTGAACCCTCATCTTATGCCACTCCCCAAAATCCTGATTGTTGACGACAATGCCAAAAACCGGGCCATCTGCGAAGAAATCCTGATGGACGAATATGAACTCTGTCACGCCGTGGATGGAATCGAAGCCCTGGAAAAAGTTCCGGTGTTTCAACCTGATTTGATTCTGCTGGATCTGATGATGCCCCGCATGGATGGGTATGAAGTCTGCCGCCGCCTGAAATCAGACCCGCATACCACCAATATGATGATCGTTTGTGTGTCGGCAAAGGGACAGACGGCGGAAATTGTTGAAGGATTTCAGGCCAAAGCGGATGATTATATTGTGAAACCGTTCAGCGAAGAGGAGTTACTGGCCCGAGTCCGGGCGGCGCTTCGACTGAAATTGACTCAGGATGAATTAAAGCGGGTCAATTCCAATCTTGAAGAAATCGTCGCCAAACGCACCACCCAGTTGATTGAAGCCGAACGACTGGCCGTGATTGGCCGCAATGTTGCCCAAATGGCGCATAACTTTCGTGGGGCACTCACCACCATCACCCTTTCAGCTCAACTAGGTGCAGCCGGTGTTGGTGAACCCAATGAGCATTTCAGTCGGGTGGAACGTTCGGCCCAAAACATCATCAAAGTCATCGCCACCACACTGACCCGCATCAAGCAGAAGGAAACAATTCATCCCGAGCCGACGGATATCAATGCGATTTTGCAGTCTATTCAGGAATTTCTCGACCTTGACGCCCGCTATAAAACCTGTCAGGAAAAGTCATTTACCCTGGCTGAAGGGTTACCTTCGGTGACAGGTATCCCGAGTGATTTTCAGCAAATTTTTGAGAATTTGATCTACAATGCGCTTGATGCCATGGAGGAAAGTGCCCGACGCACACTGCATGTGCGGAGTTACTGGAATCAAGCTGAATCAGCCGTGGTGGTCGAAGTCAAAGACAGCGGGAGCGGGATTACCAAAGCCAATCTGGCCCGGATTTTTGATCCGCTCTTTACCACCAAATCAAGCGGAACCGGTTTAGGATTGGCCAGTTGTCAGCAATTGCTGGAAACATATGGCGGATGTATTCGGGTTGAGAGCATCCTCGATGAAGGTTCCACCTTCACGGTTTTGTTACCCGTGAAGGAATGAAGAATGAAGAATGTGGTTAGTTTTTAGTGGTTAGTGATTAGTGGTTAGTGGTTAGTTTTTGGTTTTTGATTTTTCTTCGAAAGTATTGATTTCTAACCACTAACCACTAACCACTAGATAGTTTCTTCATTCTTCATTCTTCATTCACTGGTTGGGGGTATGATGGACCAACATTTGAAAAAGACATTTCAGATTCTTGAGGAAAAAGCTGCCACCCGGTGTGATATCTGCCACCAGGCGGATTTGTTTGACCCGATTTCCGGAACGTGCCAGCGGTGCGAGCCGATTGCCACTGTGGCGCTGGCCCAGCTTGCCGAAGAACAGGCTGAAAATTTCCATCCCGAACCAACCCCAGTCCAAACCCCGCCCCCAGTTGTTACATCCCCATTAGCCACCTACCACCCAACGCTCTCAGCGCGTGACCGCTGGCTGATTTTGCGCGAAGCATTTGGACTCTATCACGATCATTTCCATACATTTCTGAACCTTACTCTCCGAATTGAAGCCCCGCTGGTGGCAGTTTTTCTGATGGTGGCGTTATTTCCTTCAAAACTACTCTGGCCAGTCGTTTTGCTTCTGGGGATTGTACTTTCGTTGTTTCCAATCAAGGAAATGCGGGATGGCAGCATTATCTGTGCTGTTTTTGACAGCCTGCCAGATCGCTTTCCCAGCGTCGAGCGAGCGATTCAATTTGCCAATCGTCGCAACCGTCAACATCTGTGGTCGATGTGGAAGGTCAAAGCCCAGCGGTTGCTAGCTGCGGCAGCCGGTTTTTTCTTGACGACAATCTTTATTGGTTTGATTTTAGGTCATTTGGCTGGCCCGATCCCAATGGGCATACTGACGATATTTTTTGGATTTTGGTTTTCGTGGCTGGTGCTTTCACACAATGCTTTTTATCGGCAAATCATTGTGCTGGAAGGACGTTCGGCTGAAGAAGCCTGCCGTCGAAGCAATTGGCTGACAGACCATAATCTAAAATGGATTTCGTTTTTGAATGAAGTGAACTGGCTGGGAATGTTGCTGGTGGCGTTTTTGGGTCTGGCACCTGGAATCAAAACAATTGCAGTTGGCTGGCTCGCGTTATGTAGTCCGGTGGCATTCGGAGTTTTTGCCGGAATCCACCCCGTATGGTTTGTGGCCTTGATGGCGCTGAAAATCCTGATCACCCCTCTTCTGACCATTACTGAAACCCTGTCTTATCTGGTGCTCCGGCGGCGGGCGGAAGGCATGCAGTTCCAGTTTCAATACACCAAAGATGAAGACGAGCGTCTAAAGGAATTTATCACTCAGGCCACCAGAAACCTGCCACCAATAGAATGAAGAATGAAAAAAGCGGTTAGTTTTGGTTCTTGGTTCTTCTTCGAAAGTATTGATTTCTAACCACTAACCACTAACCACTAACCACTAACCACTAACCACTAACCACTAACCGCTTTCTCAATATCTTCATTCTCAATTCT harbors:
- a CDS encoding response regulator → MPLPKILIVDDNAKNRAICEEILMDEYELCHAVDGIEALEKVPVFQPDLILLDLMMPRMDGYEVCRRLKSDPHTTNMMIVCVSAKGQTAEIVEGFQAKADDYIVKPFSEEELLARVRAALRLKLTQDELKRVNSNLEEIVAKRTTQLIEAERLAVIGRNVAQMAHNFRGALTTITLSAQLGAAGVGEPNEHFSRVERSAQNIIKVIATTLTRIKQKETIHPEPTDINAILQSIQEFLDLDARYKTCQEKSFTLAEGLPSVTGIPSDFQQIFENLIYNALDAMEESARRTLHVRSYWNQAESAVVVEVKDSGSGITKANLARIFDPLFTTKSSGTGLGLASCQQLLETYGGCIRVESILDEGSTFTVLLPVKE
- a CDS encoding PAS domain S-box protein encodes the protein MRRTTEADFRQLFEHSQDGMYFMFFDGGTGIPWAATASDEQKRLWIEHTLNNLRMTEVNQVMATMFGFSQPDELYGVAIKHFFADSDTVGEQLTRFFDQGRMTATTREKTRTGEILWIEGHHLCLYDNNRLVGVCGIQRDITQRHEREAEIARRTEELHTLQSMSTILSTTLDANVIMQLILERAVNLLGADGGSLCRYNWEKDEELVALAIGVDKPVEGLRIPISESESGRVAQKRRPGIFPWEHHHREGYKPAIELLPPKHTIMSPMIARDRVVGSLILSRRLNRPPFVERDLSLLSTLAEQMAMALDNAELYEAVAASEERYRSTLNNLVEVVYSRGPLPDFEMVLISPSIERLIGHPASEFSSRPNLILELVHPDDQPDVQTKLTGLFENGIEFIAEYRIQNDQTGTWCWVRDHLRPRFGIAQQIVGYDGVLVDITERRQLEADIALARDRAEEANRLKSEFLSNISHELRTPLHGILSYARFGLKRYDKVEREKLRTYFDEIRDSGEHLLGLINDLLDLSKIEAGKMDFEFQPLPIGHIVDGVYSKLVHLVESKNIDFVCPPIPEEWIVEGDQTKLLRVFINLVGNSVKFTPAGGKIILNAEEVTPASYCISVSDTGQGIPPEDLEHIFDKFAQSRHDPTHHFSGTGLGLAICREIIAIHGGRIWAESPGLGQGSTFYFTLPKTRPENAK